ATCCCGATGACGCGGCGCGGGCGATCCTGCGCGGCGAACCCCGCGATCATCCCGGCGTGGGTCGATCCCGTGACCGCGCACACCACGATCGTGTCGAAGAACACGCCGAGCTCGCGCTCCTGCCGCTCGACCTCGGCCGCCCAGTTCGCGAAGCCCAGCCCGCCCAGGGGATGGTCCGACGCCCCTGCCGGGATCGCGTAGGGCCTGCCGCCGCGCGCCTCGACGTCCTCGATCGCGCGCTCCCAGCTCGGCTTGAAGCCGACGCCGAACTCGGCGGGGTCGAGACGCACCTCGGCCCCCATGATGCGCGAGAGCATGATGTTGCCCGTGCGGTCGCTCAGCGCATCCGGCCAGTCGACCCACTTCTCCTGGACGAGCACGGCCTTCAGCCCCAGGTGCGCGGCGACGGCCGCGACCTGGCGGGTGTGGTTGGACTGGTACCCGCCGATGGAGACGAGCGTGTCGGCGCCCCGTCGCAGCGCATCGGGCACGAGGTACTCGAGCTTGCGCACCTTGTTGCCGCCGTAGGCGAGGCCCGAGCTCACGTCCTCGCGCTTGGCCCAGATCCGCG
This window of the Microbacterium sp. AB genome carries:
- a CDS encoding 1-aminocyclopropane-1-carboxylate deaminase codes for the protein MPISDFPRYPLTFGPSPVHPLDRLSAHLGGARIWAKREDVSSGLAYGGNKVRKLEYLVPDALRRGADTLVSIGGYQSNHTRQVAAVAAHLGLKAVLVQEKWVDWPDALSDRTGNIMLSRIMGAEVRLDPAEFGVGFKPSWERAIEDVEARGGRPYAIPAGASDHPLGGLGFANWAAEVERQERELGVFFDTIVVCAVTGSTHAGMIAGFAAQDRPRRVIGIDASAKIEETRDQVERIARRTAELIGVDRELADEEIDVRPGWEGPAYGIPDDSTLDAIRLVARLEGVITDPVYEGKSMAGLIDLVRDRTIPADSHVLYAHLGGQPALPAYAGLFTS